The Engystomops pustulosus chromosome 7, aEngPut4.maternal, whole genome shotgun sequence DNA window TTGaggcctagttgctaggggcttaaagctgcctgattggctgctcttcAACCCATCAAGTAACATGGTCAGGTTAGACAGCATGTACACCATTAGTAACTGGCCATCTCTGTGCCTATTAGAGACTTTGTAACTGCAAAgtcttttttttcttccatttgaCTGCACTTCACATGTGGAGCTACAAAATATTGATTAAGGACCACAAACAATTGACCTTCTTATACACATATTTCAACATTACTTCCGGACTTTGCAGTAGACTAAAGCTCCATGATAGCAGCACTTATCTATACAGGGAACGCATCACTGATACCTTTCCTCatagtttgtttttcttttatgatTAAAGATGCTATACATTATGTATAGAATATAGGCCTTATATAGGCTGCAGAAGCCCTGAGATAGCTTATTTCTAGCACTTGGAATTATTTTCACTTTTCAGAGGGACATGAAATGGGCACCGCCGGTGGGGGAATGCAGGAAAGCCCCGCGCCGTCACACTCCATGCAGGCGGTGACTTTTCGTAATTCAAAAGtcatttgggcagatttacttacccggtccattcgcgatccagcggcgcgttctctgcagtggtttcgggtacggccgggatttactaatgcagttcctccgacgtccaccaggtggcactgctgcgctgaagttccccgaggcccaccggaatgcactgaagtacaccggcctattcctagcgaaggtaagcgcgagtcccgcgacccttttttttaaaaaatgcggcggtttttccgaatccgtcgggttttcgttcggccaggccccccgatttccgtcgcgtgcatgccagtgccgatgcaccacaatccgatcgtgtgtgccaaaatcccggggcaattcagggaaaatcggcgcaaatcggaaatattcgggtaacacgtcgtgaaaacgcgaatcgggcccttagtaaatgacccccatcgtgattatttctatgccaggtaggaTCAGGTATGTATGCTAGTATAACTAATGACATAATATTATTTTTGCACAATGTACCTTTTCCACTTTAGTTAGtttgctggttcctcaaaaagaAATTGTGGTGATTCCATTACTTCTCCCTGTGGCTTCGATAGATTATTGAACTGAAAGTATCACATCAGGAGAAGTTTCTCATTGACATGATATTTCCATTGTATCATTTTTATGAATCCTAAGCCCCTAACCATGTCCTACTAccgaaattaattaaaaaattctgTAGTCATCGAAGGGTGGAGCTAACCTTTCTGTAGGCGCTTCAGGTCCAGGTCACAGTACAACAACTCATGCTGACTGGTGGTGCCTAGTGAAGAAGAGAATACAACACAAGGGAAGGTTTTATCAAGTATGTCATCTAAAAATATATGGGTAACCGGAGAGGATAAGTAATATTTAAACCGCCATTGACAATGATATGGATTAAccaaatctacactcaccggccactttattaggtacacctgtccaactgctcgttaacactataatttctaatcagccaatcacatggcgacaactcagtgcatttaggcatgtagacatggtcaagacaatctcctgcagttcaaaccgagcatcagtatggggaagaaaggtgatttgaggcctttgaacgtggcatggttgttggtgccagaagggctggtctgagtatttcagaaactgctgatctactgggattttcacgcatcaaccatctctagggtttacagagaatggtccgaaaaagaaaaaacatccagtgagcggcagttctgtgggcagaaatgccttgttgatgccagaggtcagaggagaatgggcagactggttcgagctgatagaaaggcaacagtgactcaaatcgccacccattacaaccaaggtaggcagaagagcatctctgaacgcacagtacgtcgaactttgaggcagatgggctacagcagcagaagaccacaccgggtgccactcctttcagctaagaacaggaaactgaggctacaatttgcacaagctcatcgaaattggacagtagaagattggaaaaacgttgcctggtctgatgaatctcgatttctgctgcgacattcggatggtagggtcagaatttggcatcaacaacatgaaagcatggatccatcctgccttgtatcaacggttcaggctggtggtggtggtgtcatggtgtggggaatattttcttggcactctttaggccccttggtacaacgccacagcctacctgagtattgttgctgaccatgtccatccctttatgagcacaatgtaccctgtaacatctgatggctactttcagcaggataatgcgccatgtcataaagctggaatcatctcagactggtttcttgaacatgacaatgaggtcactgtactcaaatggcctccacagtcaccagatctcaatccaatagagcatctttgggatgaggtggaatgggagattctcatcatggatgtgcagccgacaaatctgcggcaactgtgtgatgccatcatgtcaatatggaccaaaatctctgaggaatgcttccagcaccttgttgaatctatgccacgaagaattgaggcagttctgaaggcaaaagggggtccaacccgttactagcatggtgtacctaataaagtggccggtgagtgtatattggatcTGTTTTATTTCATATAAAAAGACAAAGTTTGAGGGTTATATTTCACCCGGAACAAAGAAAGCTCAGCAGGCGGATGACTAAAATGTTACACTGATGGGTGGAGGATAGGCAACATCTGACCGTACTAGTCTGAGAGGACCTTTACAGTATTGGTTCTGGCTAACTTGGGGTATGAAAAACTGCTTTTTACAATTAAAAAGGGAGGGATGGTTTAAGAGTCTTCCCCcgataaaataaaataagttgACATAAACGTgacaaaagttcaaatcaccaggAAAAGTGTAGACAACAAGACAAACATAATCATCAATAATATAACTTAAGGATATTCAAAGAAAAGTAAAAGTAAGCAAAAATGTCCTAAATCAAAGCCCATgagccattaaagggaacctgtcatcagaaattataaACTTATAACGAGTaattgtcaagcagcttaacaccttccagatcatgtttctttcatggtccagtgtggttgcatcatccagaaaatcaactttgaagtgagatgcaaattggttgtataaagtcaaggaggcggagagtttaacatggaagtcaagctcttcccacTGTAATTGACTttgggagatctggttagtgatgtctttggATGCCGGGATCATTAGTTACAGTGGAGTTAGTTACAAGGAAGTGTTCTGAGCCAGGGGGAGTTTAAATACTCTTCACCtcgttgactttatacaatcatcttgcatctcacttcaaagttgattttctggatgatgccacctcactggaccatgaaagaaacatgatctagaatgtGTTCAACTTCTTGGCAACAtaccggtagtggtttattaggtcaatttttgctgataggttccctttaactattcaTGTTGTGAGATATTGGCATGAAGTGCATATATTCTAGATGTTCCTAGCCACTGTACACTTACCTTCTTGAACTCTGGACACTACGATGGAAACAATGAATATCAACATCAGAACAGCGGTTGCAAACACACACAGGATAACGATAATCCATGCTAGAAGATAAAagacagaggggctcatttactaagggttctgcggccgcgattccgttgggttttctagaatatttccgttttgcgccatttcgcgccaaattgccccaggtttttggtgcacgggaTCAGATTGTGGcccattggcgctggctttcatgtgacagaaatcgggcggcgtggccgccggacaacccggcggatttggaaaaaacatggaatttaaaaaaccatttgtgtcgcaagacacgcactcacatgcaccgggaagaagaaggtgaactcaggcgggcctgctggatatcgggcgcacaaccttagtgaatcccggcagaccagaatccacgtcggacaatgtGCCgcaggattgcgactggaccgagtaagtaaatgtgccccagaatgttACTGCTGATGACAATGGGACATATATCCAGCAGATAACAGATCAGACCAAAAATAGAGCCAGTCACAGCCTCTCTATCTGCCCGGACATGGACAACATCCATGCTACATACAGCCATGGTCAAGGTTTTACTCAaacatttatttttcaaatgagttgcaaaacGAATAAAAAATTTAGTCCACACATTGACaaagtttgaaatattttttttcacttgaaagaataattttctctttcaaactttgctttcatcatAGAAATTCCTTTGCTGCAATTCCAGTTTGCAGACCTTTGGCCTCTAGCTGTTAATTTATggaggtaatctggagaaatttttCCCCATGCTTCCAGAAGTCCCTCCCACAAGTTGTAtcggcttgatgggcactttttatGCACCACATGGTCAAGCTTCTCCTACAACAGCTCGAAGGGGTTGACATCTGGTGACTGGGCGACcgctccattacagatagaagaCCAGCTGATGCCTCCCTAAATAGTTcctgcataatttggaggtgctttgggtcattgtcctgttgtaggatgaaattggttccaatcaagcgctgtccacaggGAATGGCATGGTGCTGCAAAAGCCTTCcatattcaaaatccctttgaccttgtaaAAATCTCCCCCTttaccccagaccatcacatggcCTCCACCATGTGACATATAGCATCAGGCATCTTCCATCATCTTCTCAGTTGttctgcatctcacaaatgttcttctgtgtgatccaaacacctaaAACTTgaaatcttttatttttactatccagtctcagatatggctttttcttttcCACCCTGCCCGGAAGGCCTCATCCTGGAGTCCCCTCTTCACTGTAGACGTTGACACTGGCATTTGGCGGGTCCTATTTAATGAAACTGCCAGTTGAGGATCTGTGAGGCATTGGTTTCTCAAACAAGAGACTCTAATGtactcccacttctctttctactctggtttgagcctgtttgtgctctcctctgaagggagtagtacacaacgttgtaggaaatcttcagtttcgtGGCAATGAAGCCAATTGGAAGCATGAAATGGCgttcatttctaagaacaagaatagactgtctcacatgaaagttttttttttctgggaattgtgagagtttcatagtagaaacaaatgtgatgctccagagtCTCAACCAGCTCAAATGAAGGTCAGTTTTATTGTTTCTCTAATCATCCAAACAGTTTTCAGCTGTGCTGGCATACTTGAATACGGGTTTTCTAAAtatccattagccttcttacacagttagcaaacacaatggggaacatttacttacctgtccacgacacaatccccgatccggaatatctgacgatcatggattgtgccacgattcactacaagcgtgcacccgatatcctgaatcTGTCGCTCCtcactcaggtccactggagtccaccttcttcttcccggtgaatgtaagtgcatttgttagttaaataccgcgctcagtccgaatcagtcggatcctccGACAGCCACCccgtgatttctgttgcatgattgcaccaaaatccgatcgtgtgtgacacaatccccttctaaatacctgtcacagccgtgcgaaACCCAAAATCTGCCGAAAGTGCcttccgtgggacccttagtaaataagcccctatgaacCATTAACCACTAGAGTgttggttgttggaaatgggcctacATACACATATGTAGATTTGCATTAAAAACCATACGTTTGCAGCTAGAATAAtaatttaccacattaacaatgtatagagcATGCTttaagtgaccccaaacttttgagtagTAGTCTATGTAACAAAAATTACCCCTCTATAAATTAGAGGACCACATTATGTGACCCCAAAAAGTAGAGTTCACTAAGGTTAATAGCTGCCGATCACTGACTAGGATCACCACCTGGACTCCTAAGAAGTGAAGAGCATACATACTCCTAAGCCCTGATTAAGCAAAGGTTCATATGAATAAATTAGTAGATTTACTTAATATGTttctataaaagtaaaaaatggtaGTTTTATACTGTATTTGCTCAGCTTAATTTAATCTATAGCGTGTGTCCAGCAGACTGCACTCTTTATGAGACAGGTTTCATTTAAGGAAGTTTAGAGATTTAAGAGACTTGGGACCATGTCAACTGTAATACCACTTGTTACAGTACCTGTCGCCTGCTTTCTAGATGGGGTGGTGATTGCTCCATTGCTGCTCATTTTAGAAATGTTCCTCAGAGGTGGAGTTATACTTGAGTTTCTGAAGGAGGCTTCATATTCCAATCGTTGAGTTTCAGAGGAAAAAAAAGGGGAAAGATAACTAAAAGATTTTAATGACGTTGTAGAGTGAAACCTTTGCAATAGACCGGCCCATTTGAGAAGACCGTTGAAGCTACCACTGTTTAACTACATAGAAGCTGCCATTAAGGAGCAATCGTTTTGGGGAACTACTCTGTGAAAAGCATGCAGAGGACATCCGTGGACTGTGATTGTGGTCAGTGTGGTCTCAGGTGGGTGCTGCACTGCATCACTGAACTCgtgagacatagggggtcattttctaagggccttattcgcgttttcccgacgtgttacccaaatatttccgatttgcgccgattgtacctgaattgccccgggattttggcgcacgcgatcggattgtggtgcatcggcaccggcatgcacgcgacagaaatcggggggcgtggccgaacgaaaacccgacggatttggaaaaaccgccgcatttaaaaaaggaaattgtgtcgcagagcttgcactcaccttcatccaggataggatcatgaacttcagtgcatttcagggaacttcagcgcagcagcgccaactggtggacgtcggaggaactgccttgatgaatcccggccggacccgaatccaccgcatagaacgcgccgctggatcgcgaacggaccgggtaagtaaatctgccccacagtctgTAACAGGTGTGTCATCGACATACATGTCAAAGGTCCCATTTTGTTGATGAGATTATTTAGACCCTCTTCAAAAAAGGCCTCAATGGAATCTTGATGAGGACAAAATGAAGAGGGATACCAGTCTGTGGACAAGAAACAAGAGGGGAAGCCATTTTGGTCCATATGAGAGAAGGGCCTTGCTGGAGACTAACAAGGTTGGAGCAATTTTCAACTAGGGAATAGTTAGGTCATCATTATGGTAAGAAAGTGAGGAAGCTCTTGCCTAAATAAATCTCCCCTCACATGTAATATTCTAGTGGTGCCATTTACTATACATTGGTTATCTTACCATATACGGTCAGGTTATAGAACAGCACACACTGGCCCGATCTCCACCTCAGGACGCTGCCTTTATAGATGCCTTGGTCTTCTCTGGTTAGCTTGGATATGACTAGTGACCCATCAGCTGTAGCCTTCAGACGTCCATCATAGATGAGACTTCTAATAATCACAGGTTTCCCGGGTTCTGTCACCGCAAAGATATTTTTATTTCTGTCCATCATCCAGGTGATGTCCTGGACCTCGGACTGTTGTACAGGAAGCACCACCTCTCCTCCCAACTCATGGGACACATGTCTTGTCTCCCCACAGAGATCTTCAATGGGCAAACCTTGAAGAAAACATGAGTttgtaaaatttataaaagtataGTAAATACTCAAAACTCCTATGATTGTTAAAAAATGTCAGCATTCATTTTTGTCTCAGGCCAGTATATAAATGCACTTTTCTGATAAGAAAAGTCTTGCCATAAGAGATCATAAAAGTACTTCCTTCACCCCTGTTGCTGTGATGATGTAGGGGTCATGTGATATGACAGTCACCCCTGGTAGTGATagaaggacacactgccccctgctggtgtgatgatgtggggagccatgaaaTAGGTTAGTCACCCCTTATACTGATAGGAGGTCAGACTGCCCCCTGCTAGTGTGATGATGTTGGGGTCATGTCatcggacagtcacccctagtagtgataggaagacacactgccccctgctgatgtgatgatgTTGACCATGGCCAAGTACAGTCAGTCACCCccaagcagtgataggaggatacactgccccttAGCTCAAtggtgtgaggatgtggggagccatgacatagtgtgtcctcctatcacttctaggggtgactgtcctatgtcatggctccccacatcatcacaccagcagggaacAGTTTGTCCTCTTATaagtactaggggtgactgttgtATGTCATGGCCCCCCACATTATAACACCAGCATGGGGCAGTGTGTCTAGGGTTAACTGTCCTGCCTCTTGTTGGTTTgctgatgtgggggccatggcataggacagtcacccctagtagtgttGTAGTTCCAATATTATATTACAA harbors:
- the LOC140068659 gene encoding uncharacterized protein, encoding MGRLVMFLLIFLCLPRGLINKEICWETRRVSSELGGEVVLPVEQSEVLDITWMSNKDKKIFAVTEAGKPVTIRSRIYDERLNATTNGSLIITRLTREDQGIYTANILRRSAGQCVQFYNLVLHGLPIEDLCGETRHVSHELGGEVVLPVQQSEVQDITWMMDRNKNIFAVTEPGKPVIIRSLIYDGRLKATADGSLVISKLTREDQGIYKGSVLRWRSGQCVLFYNLTVYASFRNSSITPPLRNISKMSSNGAITTPSRKQATAWIIVILCVFATAVLMLIFIVSIVVSRVQEGTTSQHELLYCDLDLKRLQKGTRARNTEEETTITYSFLRFSKTTKNGEWKKHLQSSFTSDSVK